In a genomic window of Occallatibacter riparius:
- a CDS encoding Gfo/Idh/MocA family protein: MIRFGIVGPGRAAARFAQGLAAVPGSELAAVWGRNPERTAQFAQRFSVPRSAATVADLLASSIDAVYIATHPDTHAGLSIQALAAGKHVLCEKPATLNVRQLEDVLSAARRHDRLFMEAMKPPFFPLYRKLREHLQHDPIGQVGFVRAGHCDSTIAPDYPLNFPELGGGGILGIGPYEAFLALDWLGPLKRMQTMGRLSPAGVDNFAIFQTEHERGMAQLHTGLDLLSRGDALLCGPLGYVLLHANWWNPTRATIHYTDNRTVTLEEPFTHGGFNYETEHFCELIRQGKCESPEITHALSLGMAQLLEQARTSLGVRFPGE; the protein is encoded by the coding sequence ATGATCCGTTTCGGCATCGTTGGACCGGGCCGCGCCGCGGCCCGCTTCGCGCAGGGGCTTGCCGCCGTACCCGGCTCTGAACTCGCAGCAGTCTGGGGCCGAAACCCCGAGCGCACCGCTCAGTTCGCACAGCGCTTCTCCGTTCCAAGGTCCGCTGCAACCGTCGCCGACCTGCTCGCCTCCAGCATCGATGCCGTCTACATCGCCACGCACCCTGACACGCACGCCGGTCTCTCCATCCAGGCCCTCGCCGCCGGCAAGCACGTCCTCTGCGAAAAGCCCGCCACGCTGAATGTCCGGCAACTCGAAGACGTTCTCTCCGCCGCGCGGCGGCATGATCGCCTCTTCATGGAAGCCATGAAGCCGCCCTTCTTCCCGCTCTACCGCAAGCTGCGCGAGCATCTTCAGCACGATCCCATCGGCCAGGTCGGCTTTGTCCGCGCCGGCCATTGCGACTCAACTATCGCGCCCGACTACCCGCTTAACTTCCCCGAGCTCGGCGGCGGCGGAATCCTCGGCATCGGCCCTTATGAAGCCTTCCTCGCGCTCGACTGGCTCGGCCCACTCAAGCGCATGCAGACCATGGGTCGCCTCAGTCCCGCCGGCGTCGATAACTTCGCCATCTTCCAGACCGAGCACGAGCGCGGCATGGCGCAGCTTCACACCGGACTCGACCTGCTCAGCCGCGGCGATGCCCTGCTCTGCGGACCGCTCGGCTACGTCCTTCTTCACGCCAACTGGTGGAACCCCACGCGCGCCACCATCCACTACACCGACAACCGCACCGTCACGCTCGAGGAGCCATTCACTCACGGTGGCTTCAACTACGAGACCGAGCACTTCTGCGAGCTGATCCGCCAGGGCAAATGCGAAAGTCCCGAGATCACGCATGCCCTCTCGCTCGGCATGGCGCAGCTCCTCGAACAGGCGCGCACCTCACTCGGCGTCCGCTTCCCCGGCGAATAG
- the neuC gene encoding UDP-N-acetylglucosamine 2-epimerase, whose protein sequence is MSPATSRRRIGVITTSRADYSHLYWPLRELAARPDVELGLFVLGAHLSPAFGSTVQEIERDGFPIQARIECLLGSDTDTGMAKTIGIAMLGLADALTAWRPDILLLIADRYEMLAPASAALAMRIPMAHIEGGEVSQGAIDDAVRNALTKLAHIHFTSTPTARLRVISMGEEPWRVHHAGAPSIDHLHRSPLLDRSALEARLGLSLAHPCVLAAWHPVTIHNDTNTEADALFTALAKYDGQLIFVYPNSDAGGHALIQRTQELASVRAATHVFVNLDAVTYWSLLAQVDAMIGNSSSGIMEAASFALPVINVGMRQQGRERAPNIIDAPAEAAHIDQALHRALSVEYRNSLAGMQNPYGNGTAAQTISRVLAEAPLDRLLIKAPAPLTVTSVQHS, encoded by the coding sequence ATGAGTCCGGCCACCTCGCGCCGCCGCATCGGTGTGATTACCACCTCGCGCGCCGACTACAGTCATCTCTATTGGCCTCTTCGCGAGCTCGCCGCCCGGCCTGACGTAGAACTCGGCCTCTTCGTGCTCGGCGCGCACCTCTCCCCCGCCTTCGGCTCCACGGTTCAGGAGATCGAACGCGACGGATTTCCCATCCAGGCCCGCATCGAATGCCTGCTCGGCTCCGACACCGATACCGGTATGGCCAAGACCATCGGCATCGCCATGCTCGGCCTGGCCGACGCCTTGACCGCCTGGCGGCCAGACATACTCCTCCTCATCGCCGACCGGTACGAGATGCTCGCGCCCGCCTCCGCCGCACTCGCCATGCGCATTCCCATGGCTCACATCGAAGGCGGCGAGGTGAGCCAGGGCGCAATCGACGATGCCGTACGCAACGCGCTTACCAAGCTCGCCCACATCCACTTCACATCCACGCCGACGGCTCGCCTTCGCGTGATCTCCATGGGTGAGGAACCGTGGCGCGTTCATCACGCCGGTGCCCCCTCCATCGATCACCTGCATCGTTCGCCCCTGCTCGATCGTTCCGCACTCGAAGCACGCCTCGGCCTCAGCCTCGCGCACCCATGCGTTCTCGCCGCCTGGCATCCGGTCACAATTCATAACGACACCAACACCGAGGCCGATGCGCTCTTCACCGCTCTCGCTAAGTACGATGGGCAACTTATCTTCGTCTATCCCAACTCCGACGCGGGCGGTCACGCGCTCATCCAGCGCACACAGGAGCTCGCCTCCGTCCGCGCTGCGACACACGTATTCGTGAATCTCGATGCCGTAACTTACTGGAGCCTTCTCGCCCAGGTCGACGCAATGATCGGCAACTCGTCCAGCGGCATCATGGAAGCCGCTTCGTTCGCTCTGCCGGTGATCAATGTCGGCATGCGCCAGCAGGGCCGCGAACGTGCCCCCAACATCATCGACGCACCTGCGGAGGCCGCGCACATTGATCAGGCGCTCCATCGCGCCCTGAGCGTCGAGTACCGCAACTCACTGGCCGGAATGCAGAACCCTTACGGCAATGGCACCGCTGCACAAACCATCTCCCGGGTCCTCGCCGAGGCGCCTCTCGATCGGCTCCTGATCAAGGCGCCCGCGCCCCTCACCGTTACATCCGTGCAACATTCTTAG
- a CDS encoding cold shock domain-containing protein yields MAQYKGKVKWFNNAKGYGFIGREDGPDVFVHYSAIQLDGYKTLKEGDDVEFDIVQGQKGPQADAVMRLKDNNSTAQHNAA; encoded by the coding sequence GTGGCTCAGTACAAAGGTAAGGTCAAGTGGTTCAACAACGCCAAGGGCTACGGATTCATCGGACGTGAAGACGGCCCGGATGTATTCGTCCACTACTCGGCGATTCAGCTGGACGGTTACAAAACCCTGAAAGAAGGCGATGATGTTGAATTCGACATCGTTCAGGGCCAAAAAGGACCCCAGGCCGACGCTGTGATGCGGCTCAAGGACAATAACTCGACCGCTCAGCATAACGCAGCCTGA
- a CDS encoding NUDIX hydrolase, translated as MPKSAPSKPKKAANSETKSQSKAPAKTAKPVKLPKKKHLPEGSPELTETAQIVSSDVVYKGPIFRVTKDKIVEPNGKEGVKDVIRHNGSAVILAVDSSKSKKDPWIVIERQYRHAAAQFLWELPAGTLDPGEDPLLGAQRELEEETGYQAKKWKPLVKYFASPGFLGEAMNVFLAEGLVPGQARPEEDEDIEFRLVKLSEIMRMIRKGHVLDGKTLTCVLLYHELLRKKWR; from the coding sequence ATGCCCAAGTCAGCGCCCTCAAAGCCCAAGAAGGCTGCCAACTCCGAAACCAAGTCCCAGTCCAAGGCCCCAGCGAAGACCGCCAAACCGGTCAAGCTCCCCAAGAAGAAGCACCTCCCTGAGGGCTCACCGGAGCTGACAGAGACGGCCCAGATCGTCAGCTCTGACGTCGTCTACAAGGGACCGATTTTCCGGGTGACGAAGGACAAGATCGTCGAGCCAAACGGTAAAGAGGGCGTAAAGGACGTCATTCGCCACAACGGAAGCGCCGTAATACTCGCCGTCGACAGCTCCAAGAGCAAAAAGGATCCCTGGATCGTCATCGAGCGCCAGTACCGCCACGCCGCTGCCCAGTTCCTCTGGGAGCTGCCGGCCGGCACCCTTGATCCCGGAGAAGATCCTCTCCTCGGCGCGCAGCGTGAGCTTGAAGAGGAAACCGGCTACCAAGCCAAAAAATGGAAGCCCCTGGTCAAGTACTTCGCCAGCCCCGGCTTCCTTGGCGAAGCCATGAACGTCTTCCTCGCGGAAGGATTGGTACCCGGCCAAGCCCGCCCCGAAGAAGACGAAGACATCGAGTTCCGCCTGGTCAAGTTGTCGGAAATCATGAGGATGATCCGCAAAGGCCATGTCCTCGATGGCAAGACACTCACCTGCGTCCTTCTCTATCACGAGCTGCTCAGGAAGAAATGGCGCTGA
- the bshC gene encoding bacillithiol biosynthesis cysteine-adding enzyme BshC, translating into MAPGMSRLFVDYCSGEPAARRFYGDSDPDRWQQQAQLPPHRTAILDILAQQNPGDAGAASIEALRHGAGAVLTGQQVGLFGGPLLVPLKAATAVARARQATGSGRPHVAIFWLASEDHDFAEINNVEFPFRRELRKLVYEGAPDAAVPVGGVLLDGPIEPLLEQAGELLGWSDALEALNQAYQPGRTFAQAFGDFYRRAFAAQGLLVFDASSREVHALGAPVLRAGIERADELHAALVERDAALQAAGYHAQVAVVRQSSLLFLLDKRTGARVALKRTAASQAEPNGLWQAGRERLSTADLLGILELEPERISPSALLRPVFQDYLFSTSLTIGGPAEVAYFAQSQVLFERILGHMTPVQPRFSATIVEPDIAELLRRHELTLDRVFSESLDGLTQLLAARALPIDGKRKLAAAGNALDGELNALLEWMHAMDAGLGRSADTAASKMRYQMNRLRRLAARFQMQKEESLARHAQAIANALYPGGHLQERVHGAAWYYARHGFELSEMLVEHAMDACPGHKALWL; encoded by the coding sequence GTGGCTCCAGGCATGAGCCGGCTGTTTGTGGACTACTGTTCCGGCGAACCCGCAGCACGCCGGTTTTACGGCGACTCCGATCCTGATCGATGGCAGCAACAGGCCCAACTTCCCCCACACCGCACGGCAATCCTCGACATACTGGCTCAGCAGAACCCCGGAGACGCAGGGGCAGCTTCGATTGAGGCGCTTCGGCACGGCGCGGGAGCAGTGCTGACGGGGCAGCAGGTGGGGCTGTTCGGCGGGCCGTTGTTGGTGCCGCTCAAGGCCGCGACGGCTGTGGCGCGCGCGCGACAGGCGACTGGGTCGGGACGGCCGCATGTGGCTATCTTCTGGCTGGCGAGCGAGGACCACGACTTCGCCGAGATCAACAACGTTGAGTTTCCATTCCGCCGTGAGCTGCGGAAGCTGGTGTATGAAGGTGCGCCGGATGCCGCAGTTCCTGTGGGCGGCGTTCTTCTGGACGGGCCGATTGAGCCGCTGCTGGAGCAGGCCGGCGAACTCCTGGGCTGGTCGGACGCGCTGGAGGCGTTGAACCAGGCGTATCAGCCGGGGCGTACGTTTGCGCAGGCGTTTGGAGACTTTTATCGGCGCGCGTTTGCGGCGCAAGGGCTGCTGGTGTTTGACGCGAGCAGCCGCGAGGTTCATGCGCTGGGCGCGCCCGTGCTGCGCGCTGGCATTGAACGAGCCGATGAACTACACGCGGCGCTGGTGGAGCGGGATGCTGCTTTGCAGGCGGCTGGGTATCATGCGCAGGTTGCTGTAGTCCGACAGTCGAGTTTGCTGTTCCTTCTGGACAAGCGGACTGGCGCGCGTGTTGCGCTGAAGCGGACGGCTGCGAGCCAGGCTGAGCCGAACGGGCTTTGGCAGGCTGGACGCGAGCGGCTTTCGACCGCGGATTTGCTGGGGATTCTGGAGTTGGAGCCGGAGCGGATTTCGCCGTCGGCGTTGCTGCGGCCGGTGTTTCAGGACTACCTCTTTTCGACTTCGCTCACGATTGGCGGACCGGCCGAGGTGGCATACTTTGCGCAATCGCAGGTGCTGTTTGAGCGGATACTGGGGCACATGACGCCGGTGCAGCCGCGCTTCTCGGCCACGATTGTGGAGCCGGATATTGCGGAGCTGCTGCGGCGGCACGAGCTTACGCTGGACCGTGTGTTCTCGGAATCGCTAGATGGGCTGACGCAACTGCTGGCAGCGCGGGCGCTTCCGATTGACGGCAAGCGCAAGCTCGCTGCGGCGGGCAATGCTCTGGACGGCGAGTTGAACGCGTTGCTGGAGTGGATGCACGCGATGGATGCGGGCCTGGGCCGCTCGGCTGACACGGCGGCGAGCAAGATGCGCTATCAGATGAACCGGCTGCGGCGGTTGGCGGCGCGGTTCCAGATGCAGAAGGAGGAATCGCTGGCGCGGCATGCGCAGGCGATCGCCAATGCACTCTACCCGGGCGGGCATCTGCAGGAACGGGTGCACGGGGCTGCGTGGTACTACGCGCGGCACGGCTTCGAGCTGTCCGAGATGCTGGTGGAGCACGCCATGGACGCCTGTCCGGGGCATAAGGCGCTGTGGCTCTGA
- a CDS encoding SMI1/KNR4 family protein, translated as MADFNALLLDKTQPLDIRKDAAVKLAHEVEHWELGRIFFPVFDSESEDPVLRLWTLAILAAQNPAATIETLVRPFEDAQVRRGAIEILNKLAPVTGEREVLLTTELSALRGALTQQKIEALPLDERWKQILSAKLNQSRASDSEISRSCDVINLPRRWGRDPRVLAFLNEELQHPDKNRRRDAVSGLCTLGEIAEALRVVDDSSPAVRSTLANRLGYYYETAGIEALKRLLADNDPLVSKDAKTALRLLNQIDMPESNDQPARSSALGQLLSEISRLQLADRRIAAEIPDHKIVASWLGEPGATETEIALAEERLGVRLPPTYRAFLAETNGFDHIGPFIYRLYKVEEIEWFRVRNQDWIEAYQVGDDTSPEEHLANPDDCVRFRAAYLSSCLQISEEGDSAVVLLNPEVVNDEGEWEAWFFANWNPGARRYPSFQAYIESELESIKYLQESRRQRGEKIG; from the coding sequence ATGGCTGATTTCAACGCCCTTCTACTTGATAAGACCCAGCCTCTCGATATCCGCAAGGACGCTGCGGTAAAGCTCGCGCATGAAGTCGAACATTGGGAGTTGGGGAGAATCTTCTTCCCCGTATTCGATTCCGAATCGGAAGATCCCGTTCTGCGACTATGGACATTGGCAATTCTCGCGGCTCAAAATCCGGCCGCCACCATCGAGACCCTGGTTAGGCCATTCGAAGACGCACAGGTCCGACGCGGCGCGATCGAAATCCTGAACAAACTCGCACCAGTGACTGGGGAGCGTGAGGTGCTGCTCACCACCGAACTTTCCGCGCTGCGCGGAGCACTCACGCAGCAAAAGATCGAGGCTTTGCCTCTGGATGAGCGATGGAAGCAGATCCTGTCTGCGAAGCTCAACCAATCGCGAGCTTCCGACTCTGAGATAAGTCGCAGTTGCGATGTGATCAATCTCCCTCGGCGGTGGGGTCGCGATCCCCGCGTGCTCGCATTTCTCAATGAGGAACTTCAGCATCCGGACAAAAACCGTCGACGCGATGCAGTTTCGGGGTTGTGCACACTGGGGGAAATCGCGGAAGCGCTTCGCGTTGTCGACGACTCATCACCAGCGGTCCGCTCCACGCTTGCCAACAGACTCGGCTACTACTACGAAACCGCGGGAATTGAAGCGCTGAAGCGCCTGCTCGCAGACAACGATCCGCTAGTTTCCAAAGATGCCAAAACTGCGCTCCGCCTCCTCAACCAAATCGATATGCCTGAAAGCAACGACCAACCTGCCCGATCGTCGGCTTTGGGCCAGCTTCTCTCCGAGATCAGCCGTTTACAGTTGGCAGACCGTAGAATCGCCGCAGAGATTCCCGACCACAAAATCGTTGCAAGCTGGCTGGGAGAACCGGGCGCTACAGAGACCGAGATCGCTTTAGCCGAAGAGCGCCTGGGAGTGCGGCTGCCGCCCACCTACCGGGCATTTCTGGCAGAGACTAATGGATTCGACCACATTGGCCCGTTCATCTACAGGCTCTATAAGGTCGAGGAAATCGAGTGGTTCCGGGTTCGCAATCAGGATTGGATCGAGGCGTATCAGGTCGGCGATGACACGTCCCCTGAAGAACACCTGGCCAACCCGGATGACTGTGTCCGTTTCAGAGCGGCCTACCTGTCATCCTGTCTGCAAATCAGTGAAGAAGGCGATAGCGCGGTGGTCCTACTCAACCCTGAAGTGGTCAACGACGAGGGCGAGTGGGAGGCATGGTTCTTCGCCAACTGGAATCCCGGCGCAAGACGATATCCATCATTCCAGGCGTACATCGAGTCCGAACTCGAATCGATCAAATACCTTCAAGAATCGAGACGTCAACGGGGTGAAAAAATCGGCTGA
- a CDS encoding OmpA family protein: MTIALLTGTACAALQAQESNPVQQQQDQTQGAQAQQPVPQINGGEPLYRIQVVARDIPAVNYFHRSGATHIGFEGTQLMPEAKGTAKVDAHAGRTSIDLELEGLSPANGFGAEYLTYVLWAITPEGRPVNLGEVLPSGGKGKLEMQVTTNLQAFGLIVTAEPYFAVTMPSDLVVMQNVVEKRTTGVVESVVAHYSLMPRGAYAQTAGRKSVLKPIGRNGRSPLEIYEAENAVQIAEAGGADKYAADSIATAKTALENAEQGDLHKRERKETITYAREAVQAAEDARIITIRKIKEEDEAAQAKAREDAERAAKDAQAQQQQEAAQRAQAEAAAQEAKAREEAARAAREKAEADAAQAAAQAQAAQQQAQAAQQQANAAQQQEQQMRERLKQQLNQVLQTQETARGLIVSMPDVLFDFNKYTLKSEAREKLAKVSGILLAYPDLKVQVEGYTDSIGSDEYNLKLSDQRADSVRDYLVQQSVPDANVTAQGYGKSHPVADNATSSGRAQNRRVQLVVSGQSIGVQESQPGQTGDASQPGQGVQTQSTARPTQQ, translated from the coding sequence TTGACGATTGCTCTTCTGACTGGGACCGCATGCGCTGCATTGCAGGCGCAGGAAAGCAACCCTGTTCAGCAGCAGCAGGACCAGACGCAGGGGGCCCAGGCGCAGCAGCCGGTTCCGCAGATCAACGGAGGCGAGCCGCTTTACCGAATCCAGGTGGTGGCGCGCGATATTCCGGCCGTCAACTATTTTCATCGCAGCGGCGCGACGCACATCGGATTCGAAGGTACGCAACTGATGCCGGAAGCGAAGGGCACCGCAAAGGTGGATGCCCATGCTGGGCGGACCTCGATTGATCTGGAGTTGGAAGGGCTCAGTCCGGCGAATGGGTTTGGCGCGGAGTATCTGACGTATGTGCTGTGGGCGATTACGCCGGAGGGGCGGCCGGTGAATCTGGGTGAGGTGCTTCCGTCAGGCGGCAAGGGCAAGCTGGAGATGCAGGTGACAACGAATCTGCAGGCGTTCGGGCTGATTGTGACGGCGGAGCCTTACTTCGCGGTGACTATGCCGAGCGACCTGGTGGTGATGCAGAATGTGGTGGAGAAGCGCACTACGGGCGTGGTTGAGAGCGTGGTGGCGCACTATTCCTTGATGCCGCGCGGAGCTTATGCACAGACGGCCGGGCGTAAGAGCGTGCTGAAGCCGATTGGGCGCAATGGGCGCTCGCCGCTGGAGATCTATGAGGCGGAGAATGCCGTGCAGATTGCGGAGGCAGGCGGCGCTGACAAGTATGCTGCGGACTCCATAGCGACGGCGAAGACCGCGCTGGAGAATGCGGAACAGGGCGACCTGCACAAGAGGGAACGCAAAGAGACGATCACGTATGCGCGTGAGGCTGTGCAGGCCGCAGAAGACGCGCGCATCATCACCATTCGCAAGATCAAGGAAGAGGACGAAGCGGCGCAGGCCAAGGCGCGTGAGGACGCGGAGCGCGCGGCAAAGGACGCACAGGCACAGCAGCAGCAGGAAGCCGCCCAGCGTGCGCAGGCTGAAGCAGCGGCGCAGGAAGCCAAGGCTCGCGAAGAGGCTGCGCGCGCGGCTCGCGAAAAGGCAGAGGCCGATGCTGCGCAGGCCGCAGCGCAAGCCCAGGCCGCGCAGCAGCAGGCGCAGGCAGCACAGCAACAGGCAAACGCTGCGCAGCAGCAGGAGCAGCAGATGCGCGAGCGCCTGAAGCAGCAGTTAAATCAGGTGCTGCAGACGCAGGAGACGGCGCGCGGATTGATCGTGAGCATGCCGGATGTGCTGTTTGACTTCAACAAGTACACGCTCAAGTCGGAAGCGCGCGAGAAGCTGGCGAAGGTATCCGGCATTCTGCTGGCGTATCCCGATTTGAAGGTGCAGGTGGAGGGATATACCGACAGCATCGGATCGGATGAGTACAACCTCAAGCTCAGTGATCAGCGTGCCGATTCGGTGCGCGACTATCTTGTACAGCAGAGCGTGCCGGATGCGAACGTGACGGCGCAGGGTTATGGCAAGTCGCATCCGGTGGCGGATAACGCGACGTCGTCGGGCCGCGCGCAGAATCGCCGCGTGCAGCTTGTGGTTTCGGGGCAGTCGATTGGCGTGCAGGAGAGCCAGCCGGGGCAGACGGGCGATGCTTCGCAGCCGGGACAGGGCGTGCAGACACAGAGCACGGCGCGTCCGACGCAGCAGTAG
- the polX gene encoding DNA polymerase/3'-5' exonuclease PolX: protein MDNLTMARLLEQTADLLEIDGADGFRIRSYRNAAEAIAQTTADLAAICDDTAKLLEIPGIGKSMATNVKALVCTGTTPLRDQLLAKYTVSILELTRLPGMGPKTIALFWSAAQINSIDTLAVAIEAGKLADLPRMGAKQIEKIKKGIDDYRRSSGRFRIDQAQEAAEALTKYLLSFAGFDRVTPAGSLRRGRETAGDLDLLVTGPACQPDQTGPGVDYVAAYPGIADLIVKGENKVSFHLANGMQVDVRLLPGESYGAALQYFTGSKAHNVTLRQRALKMGYTLSEWSLARLDDESVVAAATEEEIYAALGMDWIPPELRENLGEIDAAVNRSLPRLIEERDIRGDVHMHTHETDGRNSIREMAEAAIACGYEYIAITDHSKALAMTNGLDEARALAHIQRIREVERELEGRVRIFTGIEVDILADGALDMDDEVLAQMDVVIASIHSRFDQSREETTARVLRAFENPNVRILGHPTGRQILRREPVALDMALILRRAAELGVAVEHNASPERLDLCDRDLRLAKELGCRIVINTDAHEIRTLGKMSFGVRQLRRAWLGPQDVLNTLPAAEFVSSLRTRPQTTA from the coding sequence ATGGACAACCTCACCATGGCCCGCCTGCTCGAGCAGACTGCCGATCTTCTGGAGATCGACGGGGCCGACGGTTTCCGCATCCGCAGCTACCGCAACGCCGCCGAAGCTATTGCGCAGACCACCGCGGACCTGGCCGCCATCTGCGACGACACCGCCAAGCTGCTGGAGATTCCCGGCATCGGCAAGAGCATGGCCACCAACGTGAAGGCGCTGGTCTGCACCGGCACCACTCCCCTGCGCGACCAACTCCTGGCCAAATACACCGTCAGCATCCTGGAACTGACGAGGCTGCCCGGGATGGGACCAAAGACCATCGCCCTCTTCTGGTCGGCCGCGCAAATCAATTCCATCGACACGCTCGCCGTGGCCATCGAGGCCGGCAAGCTCGCGGATCTGCCGCGCATGGGCGCCAAGCAGATCGAAAAGATCAAGAAGGGCATCGACGACTACCGCCGCAGTTCTGGCCGATTCCGCATTGACCAGGCGCAGGAAGCCGCCGAAGCGCTCACGAAATATCTGCTGTCGTTTGCAGGTTTCGACCGCGTCACCCCTGCCGGCTCGCTCCGCCGAGGCCGCGAAACTGCGGGTGATCTCGACCTGCTCGTCACCGGCCCCGCATGCCAGCCCGACCAGACAGGCCCCGGAGTGGACTACGTCGCCGCCTACCCCGGCATCGCCGACCTCATCGTGAAAGGCGAGAACAAGGTCAGCTTCCACCTCGCGAATGGAATGCAGGTGGATGTGCGGCTGCTCCCCGGCGAATCCTACGGCGCCGCGCTGCAATACTTCACGGGATCGAAGGCGCACAACGTCACGCTGCGCCAGCGCGCGCTCAAGATGGGCTACACGCTCAGTGAATGGTCGCTGGCTCGTCTCGATGACGAATCGGTTGTGGCCGCCGCAACCGAAGAAGAGATTTACGCAGCTCTTGGCATGGATTGGATTCCACCCGAGCTGCGCGAGAACCTCGGTGAAATCGACGCTGCCGTCAATCGCTCGCTTCCTCGTCTCATTGAAGAACGCGACATTCGCGGCGACGTGCACATGCATACGCATGAAACCGACGGCCGCAACTCCATCCGCGAAATGGCTGAAGCAGCCATCGCCTGCGGCTACGAGTACATCGCCATTACCGACCACTCGAAGGCGCTGGCCATGACCAACGGCCTCGATGAAGCCCGCGCACTCGCCCACATCCAGCGAATCCGCGAAGTTGAGCGCGAACTCGAAGGACGCGTCCGCATCTTCACTGGAATCGAGGTCGACATCCTCGCCGATGGCGCCCTCGACATGGACGACGAAGTACTCGCCCAGATGGACGTGGTCATCGCCAGCATCCACTCGCGTTTCGATCAGAGCCGCGAAGAGACTACCGCTCGCGTCCTCCGCGCCTTTGAGAATCCCAACGTCCGCATCCTGGGCCATCCCACGGGCCGGCAGATCCTCCGCCGTGAGCCCGTCGCCCTCGATATGGCCCTCATCCTCCGCCGCGCAGCCGAGCTTGGCGTCGCTGTGGAACATAATGCCTCGCCCGAACGTCTGGATCTGTGTGACCGCGATTTGCGGCTCGCCAAGGAACTGGGCTGCCGAATCGTCATCAACACTGACGCGCACGAGATCCGCACGCTCGGCAAAATGAGCTTCGGCGTGCGCCAACTGCGGCGCGCATGGCTCGGGCCCCAGGACGTCTTGAATACGCTCCCGGCCGCGGAGTTTGTGTCATCTTTACGAACTCGGCCGCAAACTACGGCATAG
- a CDS encoding 2,3,4,5-tetrahydropyridine-2,6-dicarboxylate N-succinyltransferase: protein MNTAQLQQAVERAFAAGPGAISDPSARTVFSEFRSSLERGDIRSASPDSASSTGWTVNVWVKQGILLGFRLGILEDFSGSGLYFVDKSTYPVRHFTSSDGVRVVPGGSSVRAGAFVARGVVCMPPMYINAGAYVDEGTMVDSHALVGSCAQIGKRVHISAAAQIGGVLEPVNASPVIIEDDVLIGGNCGVYEGTLVRSGAVLAAGTILTRGTPVYDLVNGAVLRASDETPLIIPQDAVVVPGSRAVTKGKGQEWGLSLYCPVIVKYRDDKTNLSTTLEDLLR from the coding sequence ATGAACACAGCACAACTTCAGCAGGCCGTCGAACGTGCCTTCGCCGCCGGTCCCGGCGCCATCAGCGATCCCTCAGCGCGCACCGTCTTCAGCGAATTCCGCAGCAGCCTTGAGCGCGGCGATATCCGCTCCGCATCGCCCGACTCCGCCAGTTCCACCGGTTGGACGGTCAATGTCTGGGTCAAGCAGGGCATCCTTCTGGGCTTCCGCCTCGGCATCCTCGAAGACTTCTCGGGCTCCGGCCTCTACTTCGTCGACAAAAGCACCTATCCGGTGCGGCATTTCACCAGCAGTGACGGAGTGCGCGTCGTCCCCGGCGGCTCTTCCGTCCGCGCCGGCGCCTTCGTCGCCCGCGGCGTCGTCTGCATGCCGCCCATGTACATCAACGCGGGCGCCTATGTCGATGAAGGCACCATGGTCGACTCTCACGCGCTCGTCGGCTCCTGCGCCCAGATAGGCAAGCGCGTGCACATCAGCGCCGCCGCCCAGATCGGCGGTGTCCTCGAGCCGGTAAACGCCAGCCCCGTCATCATCGAAGACGATGTGCTCATCGGCGGCAACTGCGGCGTCTACGAGGGCACGCTCGTTCGCTCCGGTGCGGTACTCGCGGCCGGAACAATCCTCACGCGCGGCACTCCGGTCTACGACCTCGTGAATGGCGCCGTCCTCCGAGCCTCCGACGAAACCCCGCTCATCATCCCGCAGGATGCCGTCGTAGTCCCCGGCTCCCGCGCCGTCACCAAAGGCAAAGGCCAAGAGTGGGGCCTCAGCCTCTACTGCCCCGTCATCGTCAAATATCGCGACGACAAAACCAACCTCAGCACCACCCTTGAAGACCTGCTGCGATGA